One part of the Torulaspora delbrueckii CBS 1146 chromosome 8, complete genome genome encodes these proteins:
- the TDEL0H00750 gene encoding DUF5137 domain-containing protein (similar to Saccharomyces cerevisiae Anc_7.495 (Scer_YGOB_Anc_7.495); ancestral locus Anc_7.495), translating into MGCEDPYEEWYAERSAGSAGSLVEQERERQEAQRRQTEMNEEVWRRSLPSEKFPSLGSLDYEVRMPKRAGEVDRGEFKRPRP; encoded by the coding sequence ATGGGCTGCGAGGACCCGTATGAGGAGTGGTATGCTGAGAGGAGTGCTGGTTCTGCTGGATCGTTAGTCGAACAGGAACGAGAGAGGCAAGAGGCACAACGGCGGCAAACTGAGatgaatgaagaagtttggaGGAGAAGTTTGCCCAGCGAGAAGTTTCCAAGCCTTGGATCATTGGACTATGAGGTGCGGATGCCCAAGAGAGCTGGGGAAGTCGATCGGGGGGAGTTTAAGCGCCCAAGGCCGTGA
- the ECM27 gene encoding Ecm27p (similar to Saccharomyces cerevisiae ECM27 (YJR106W); ancestral locus Anc_7.498) has translation MLWIVNLAHPYLLYPDASLSVGFVVTSVLYVILCFVLLGITASEYLCPNVAKIADFNDHGTGTLMAVLLAWCNSSPDLFSNFMSWTSTITSNGAALSIGEVLGACGIILCIVEGSIFMIMSSTALDISYSQKVNVLRDLAFTLVAMLFMWYVCIFNRVTAIDCVLMIAVYISYLAVKFIWRPGGTQEDEEYNQNEAFPRESLEGATLSHRIKPSLISAMDFNNLLSMLENSRGDDLQTFQEELVTMNDEPFTFQQQIRPFTEPAKKSNFSETHPVPQTSPAAFAPYHDNPDEPSFEPEVLLMQPSRTIHSGKIKKIKRGLVQLFVPHLLNFRQKSTIDAILSVATVPFVIFLRLSCPQSTNILEFDETLGKYTVSNTDVMLLFTQALICPLIPFAILSCLLVQNIAWIFWMLAVFLSATLLCLSLAFYRTLLSYNRFSLLEPSLDTESYELTDERRALEKIGNILIIIYLLIGIVNAILCISLIANSLIEMLEIYQKITKASQAILGLTVFALGNSVSDLISNIAMCKLYRKMPSNEQDVRKMATKFFMISCTSCIGGVLLNSMGGIGLSGLISMIFVHKSSNNWAILRSVKLHDSDDSHDYKFTISCIAIIVQILLLAIFFGSPQVIHNWCKSRMKGIGLAMCIIWGIATIFNVSSEVFF, from the coding sequence ATGCTATGGATAGTCAATTTGGCTCACCCATACTTGCTATACCCTGATGCATCTCTATCGGTAGGGTTTGTGGTGACAAGTGTTTTATATGTTATACTTTGCTTCGTTTTACTGGGGATCACTGCCTCAGAATACCTTTGTCCCAATGTCGCCAAGATAGCAGACTTTAATGATCATGGTACGGGGACGTTGATGGCAGTACTGCTTGCGTGGTGCAATTCTTCGCCGGATCTCTTCTCGAACTTTATGAGTTGGACTTCGACCATTACTTCAAATGGTGCAGCTCTGTCAATAGGTGAAGTGTTGGGCGCCTGTGGAATCATTCTCTGCATAGTCGAGGGCTCTATATTTATGATTATGTCCTCAACAGCTCTCGACATCTCCTATAGCCAGAAGGTTAATGTGTTAAGAGATTTGGCATTTACCCTTGTGGCTATGCTATTCATGTGGTATGTCTGTATTTTTAATAGAGTTACAGCCATTGATTGTGTGCTAATGATTGCTGTCTACATCTCGTACCTAGCGGTAAAATTCATTTGGAGGCCTGGTGGGACCCAGGAGGATGAGGAATACAATCAGAATGAGGCATTCCCACGAGAGTCTTTAGAAGGAGCTACTTTATCTCATAGAATTAAACCAAGTTTGATATCAGCCATGGATTTTAATAACTTACTATCGATGTTAGAGAATTCAAGAGGTgatgatcttcaaacttttcaagaagagttaGTGACAATGAATGACGAACCCTTTACATTTCAACAACAGATTCGACCTTTCACTGAACCTGcgaagaaatcaaatttcagtGAAACACACCCTGTGCCTCAAACTTCACCAGCGGCCTTTGCACCGTATCATGACAATCCTGATGAACCATCTTTCGAACCAGAAGTACTACTCATGCAGCCCTCACGAACCATACACAGCGGTAAGATAAAGAAGATAAAGAGAGGTCTCGTCCAACTATTTGTACCacatcttttgaattttcGCCAGAAATCCACAATCGATGCAATATTATCGGTAGCGACTGTTCCTTTTGTCATATTTTTACGGCTGTCATGTCCACAATCGACAAATATATTGGAGTTTGATGAGACACTGGGTAAATATACAGTCTCAAACACCGACGTCATGCTGCTCTTTACTCAAGCGTTAATTTGCCCACTTATACCGTTTGCAATATTGTCCTGCCTCCTAGTGCAGAACATAGCGTGGATTTTCTGGATGTTAGCAGTCTTCCTGTCGGCGACTTTGTTGTGCTTAAGTTTGGCATTTTACAGAACACTTCTTTCCTATAACAGGTTTTCTCTACTCGAGCCATCTCTGGATACCGAATCTTACGAGCTCACAGACGAGAGGAGGGCGCTTGAGAAAATAGGAAACATCCTGATCATAATTTACCTTCTAATCGGGATAGTTAACGCTATACTCTGCATATCATTGATCGCCAACTCTTTAATCGAAATGTTGGAGATATACCAAAAAATAACAAAGGCGTCCCAGGCCATACTTGGGTTGACAGTATTTGCATTGGGAAATTCGGTAAGCGATTTGATCTCGAACATAGCGATGTGCAAGCTTTACCGAAAGATGCCCAGTAACGAACAAGACGTGCGTAAGATGGCTACAAAGTTCTTTATGATTTCGTGCACTTCCTGCATCGGCGGAGTTCTATTGAACTCAATGGGCGGAATCGGCCTTAGCGGTCTTATCTCTATGATTTTTGTCCACAAAAGCTCAAACAATTGGGCAATTCTTCGATCAGTCAAACTTCATGACAGTGATGATTCGCATGACTACAAATTTACTATATCATGCATTGCAATCATTGTCCAAATCTTGCTGCTGGCGATATTCTTCGGTTCCCCACAAGTAATACATAACTGGTGTAAAAGCAGAATGAAGGGAATTGGACTAGCGATGTGCATCATTTGGGGAATTGCAACAATATTTAATGTTTCATCAGAAGTATTTTTTTAA
- the SNA3 gene encoding Sna3p (similar to Saccharomyces cerevisiae SNA3 (YJL151C); ancestral locus Anc_1.197) — translation MNSRKLSINRSDGWLLLLSVFVPPVPVLIRKGFFSRDFLLNVLLFVILFIPAIAHAAYVIIETSDERNKDYEPVPVPSQDDEEGPGNGDFDVDLESNALPLYDDVVASSEQPTDAPTDNKIQK, via the coding sequence ATGAACAGTCGTAAGTTGTCCATCAACAGGAGTGACGGgtggttgttgttgcttTCTGTGTTTGTTCCACCTGTTCCTGTGCTCATCAGGAAAGGTTTCTTTAGTAGAGATTTCTTATTGAATGTGCTGCTATTCGTTATCCTGTTTATTCCAGCTATTGCACATGCAGCCTACGTGATCATTGAGACTAGTGATGAGAGGAATAAAGATTATGAACCTGTACCAGTTCCATCtcaggatgatgaggaggGACCAGGAAATGGTGATTTTGACGTTGATTTAGAATCTAATGCGCTACCACTTTATGATGATGTCGTGGCTTCCAGTGAACAACCTACGGATGCTCCCACGGATAACAAGATCCAGAAATAA
- the RPN3 gene encoding proteasome regulatory particle lid subunit RPN3 (similar to Saccharomyces cerevisiae RPN3 (YER021W); ancestral locus Anc_7.502) has protein sequence MVADLMEVDSHAEMGQEDVKYAEERNVNEIVAVLREVAKTSLTLDPYFVWKGLKELGNLRAHHLNEETLLALINLLYPDSSVFKMSLLKAVNGERKCSVPNAQEIRAGYPASFYEVVSDKTIEVAPEINSFIHLLVVRYLFDAKKLQELEAFNKKVILPKVLAFYNQRSTDLISAKLWFYVVLCDEARRERANLETRSTMIKSLKIASLRHNSETKAMLITLLLRSFLATGEVETAADFMAKVEFPNSADVSSPLEARFYYYLSKINAIQLDYSTANEYIIAAIRKAPNTPNSLGFLQQANKLHCVIELLMGDIPELSFFHQAGMQRSLEPYYDLSKAVKLGDLKKFTSAIAKYKPQLIKDGNYQLYVRLRSNVIKTGIRIISLTYKKISLRDICLKLRLDSEQTGEYMVSRAIRDGVIEAKINHEQGYIETSELLNVYDTKEPQDVFDERIQFVNQLHDESVVAMRYPEDNKGKNNTNEEDDFIDGELLDDLSDFSDIDGLGFL, from the coding sequence ATGGTTGCAGACCTTATGGAGGTTGATTCTCATGCTGAGATGGGTCAAGAAGATGTAAAGTATGCGGAAGAGAGAAATGTTAATGAAATTGTGGCAGTATTAAGGGAAGTGGCCAAGACGAGTTTAACATTGGATCCCTATTTCGTTTGGAAGGGGTTGAAGGAACTAGGTAATTTGAGGGCACATCATTTGAATGAGGAGACTTTATTGGCTTTAATCAATTTGTTGTATCCAGATTCAtcagtcttcaaaatgtcGTTGTTGAAAGCGGTCAATGGGGAGAGAAAGTGTAGTGTGCCCAATGCACAGGAGATTAGAGCTGGGTATCCTGCTTCTTTTTATGAGGTTGTGAGTGATAAAACTATTGAAGTTGCACCAGAGATTAACAGCTTCATTCATTTATTGGTGGTTCGTTATCTATTTGATGcaaagaaattgcaagagcTAGAGGCTTTTAATAAAAAGGTTATTCTTCCCAAGGTGCTAGCTTTTTATAACCAGCGGTCTACTGATCTGATCAGTGCGAAATTGTGGTTTTACGTGGTATTATGTGATGAAGCTAGGAGAGAGAGGGCTAACTTGGAAACCCGCTCAACAATGATTAAATCGTTGAAAATTGCATCCCTAAGACATAACAGCGAGACGAAAGCGATGCTAATAACTCTATTgttgagaagtttcttagctactggtgaagttgaaaCAGCGGCTGATTTTATGGCAAAGGTCGAATTTCCCAATAGCGCAGATGTTTCAAGTCCTCTGGAGGCAAGGTTCTACTATTACTTATCAAAGATTAATGCCATCCAGTTGGACTACTCGACTGCGAATGAATACATTATAGCTGCGATTAGGAAGGCTCCAAATACACCTAACAGTCTGGGATTCTTACAACAGGCCAACAAGCTACACTGTGTTATCGAACTACTCATGGGTGATATCCCTGAgctttctttcttccacCAGGCTGGTATGCAAAGATCTCTTGAGCCATACTACGATCTGAGTAAGGCGGTTAAACTTGGTGATCTAAAAAAGTTCACCTCCGCCATAGCGAAATACAAGCCTCAATTGATTAAGGACGGCAATTACCAGCTTTATGTCAGGTTGAGATCCAACGTCATCAAGACAGGTATCCGTATCATCTCCTTGACATACAAGAAGATCTCGCTTAGGGACATTTGTCTGAAACTACGTCTGGACTCCGAACAAACTGGTGAATATATGGTTTCAAGGGCCATCAGAGATGGTGTCATCGAAGCAAAGATAAATCACGAGCAAGGATACATTGAGACGAGCGAATTGTTGAACGTTTATGACACGAAGGAGCCACAGGATGTGTTTGATGAGAGAATTCAATTTGTCAACCAACTTCACGATGAAAGCGTGGTTGCTATGAGGTACCCTGAGGACAACAAGGGCAAGAACAACACAAACGAAGAGGACGACTTCATCGATGGCGAGCTGCTCGATGATTTGTCAGACTTTTCCGACATCGACGGTCTAGGTTTCCTCTAG
- the ADO1 gene encoding adenosine kinase (similar to Saccharomyces cerevisiae ADO1 (YJR105W); ancestral locus Anc_7.499): MSATAKPQLICLGNPLLDYQATVQPEYLEKYGLKPDDAILVDAASNEPRMAIFEEMLGFDDVKFVAGGAAQNTARGAAYFLGAGQVGYFGSVGEDKYSEKLLEENKAAGVLSLYQFQKDIGTGKCAAMINGHYRSMVTDLGAANYFTPDHLDKHWDFVEQAKFFYVGGFHLTVSPEAILKLAKHAQEKGKPFVLNLSAPFIPQFFKAPLEQVLPYTTYVIGNESEAASYAESFGLPSDKRDLLSIAKQIVGDSQDRTVIFTQGLDPTIVYSAKNSKTYPVRPLAGDKIVDTNGAGDAFAGGFMAGLTQGKPIDTAIDMGQWLASLSIQEVGPSYPKSKVEYQA, from the coding sequence ATGTCTGCTACTGCTAAACCACAATTGATCTGTTTGGGTAACCCTTTGCTTGATTATCAGGCGACTGTACAACCTGAATACTTGGAGAAATACGGATTGAAACCCGACGATGCTATTCTAGTTGATGCTGCTTCGAACGAGCCTAGAATGGCGATCTTCGAGGAAATGTTGGGTTTTGACGATGTCAAGTTTGTCGCTGGTGGTGCAGCTCAAAACACTGCTAGAGGTGCAGCTTATTTTCTAGGTGCTGGTCAAGTGGGCTACTTCGGCTCTGTTGGTGAAGACAAATACTCTGAGAAATTGCTTGAAGAGAACAAGGCAGCAGGTGTGCTGTCTTTGTACCAGTTCCAGAAGGATATTGGTACTGGTAAATGTGCAGCTATGATTAATGGCCATTATAGATCTATGGTGACCGATCTTGGTGCTGCCAATTATTTCACACCAGACCATTTAGACAAGCATTGGGATTTCGTTGAACAGGCTAAATTCTTCTACGTTGGTGGCTTCCACTTGACTGTGTCTCCAGAAGCtatcttgaaattggccaagCACGCTCAGGAGAAAGGTAAGCCATTTGTGTTGAATTTGAGTGCTCCTTTCATCCCACAATTCTTCAAGGCTCCTTTGGAACAAGTCTTGCCATACACTACCTATGTCATCGGTAATGAATCCGAAGCTGCTTCTTACGCTGAGTCTTTCGGTCTACCTAGTGATAAGAGGGACTTGCTCTCTATCGCCAAGCAGATTGTTGGTGACTCCCAAGACAGAACTGTGATCTTCACTCAAGGTTTGGACCCTACCATTGTCTACTCGGCTAAGAACTCCAAGACTTACCCAGTGAGACCATTGGCCGGTGATAAGATCGTCGACACCAACGGTGCTGGTGACGCATTCGCTGGTGGGTTCATGGCTGGTTTGACTCAAGGTAAGCCAATTGACACTGCCATTGATATGGGCCAATGGTTGGCCTCCTTGTCTATTCAGGAGGTCGGTCCCTCTTATCCAAAGAGCAAGGTCGAGTATCAGGCTTAA
- the TDA4 gene encoding Tda4p (similar to Saccharomyces cerevisiae YJR116W; ancestral locus Anc_7.500): MKFLVEEDPFLRFSLFSGSDNLYLLHAHEILGAFVFYQLIYAYFAPWFNRLVFRGGYTSIGDRKTKINFDIHTVSNVQCVITFWSIAPTLLLPMNLSVVSYQNDLASMASALAVGYFLWDLFICMRYYSLYGFEFLAHALSSLYVFTLGLKPFCQSWIGKFLLFEASTPFVNNNWFIAQLSKSSSKSIVPEWFNIVNGVLLLGTFFSVRILWGFIAISILLCQMWKERHEIPLAQSGILLLLNVLLNTLNLFWFNKMLRLAKKMVSRSSASAKNM, translated from the coding sequence ATGAAGTTTttagttgaagaagatccgTTTCTCAGGTTCTCGTTGTTCTCAGGTTCCGATAATTTGTACCTTTTGCATGCTCATGAGATCTTGGGAGCGTTTGTCttttatcaattgataTATGCATACTTCGCACCTTGGTTCAATAGACTGGTGTTTCGGGGTGGATATACGTCAATTGGGGACCGCAAGACTAAAATTAATTTCGACATTCATACAGTTTCGAATGTGCAATGTGTAATCACTTTCTGGTCGATTGCACCAACGCTGTTGTTGCCCATGAACTTGAGTGTTGTCTCGTACCAGAATGATTTGGCTTCGATGGCCTCAGCATTAGCGGTAGGTTATTTCCTGTGGGACCTTTTCATTTGCATGCGTTACTATAGCCTGTATGGATTCGAATTCTTGGCGCACGCCCTGAGTTCACTGTATGTGTTTACTCTGGGGTTGAAACCCTTCTGCCAGTCCTGGATTGGAAAATTCCTACTCTTCGAAGCCAGTACACCTTTTGTGAACAACAATTGGTTCATAGCGCAACTCTCTAAAAGCTCTTCCAAGTCCATAGTGCCCGAATGGTTTAATATCGTCAATGGTGTGCTCTTGCTTGgcactttcttctctgtgAGAATTTTGTGGGGATTCATTGCAATCTCTATCCTGCTATGTCAAATGTGGAAAGAACGTCATGAGATCCCGTTAGCGCAATCTGGCATACTACTGTTACTGAACGTACTTCTCAACACATTGAACCTATTCTGGTTCAACAAGATGCTACGGCTGGCCAAGAAAATGGTTTCTCGTTCTTCAGCGAGTGCCAAGAACATGTAA
- the PAM17 gene encoding Pam17p (similar to Saccharomyces cerevisiae PAM17 (YKR065C); ancestral locus Anc_1.196), with the protein MITQCAKSVCGRKLVVVSRVPGTFFGLRSLATSTSSSNGGSTNLNALTWTDFFQMRKQQRRINVGSSIFTAFLGCNASWAYLSTMEIDPTQTILGFDPLVVISGALAASGALGYLFGPLIGSQIFTLSNKKKLPEFDAKNKEFLRKISTNRVDASSQSFSNPVPDYYGEKIGSIGEYRQWLRDCHAYRRKAKEFL; encoded by the coding sequence ATGATTACGCAGTGTGCCAAGTCGGTTTGTGGAAGGAAGCTGGTGGTTGTTTCGCGGGTTCCCGGGACATTTTTTGGGTTAAGATCGTTGGCTACAAGTACTAGCAGTAGTAATGGTGGCTCAACAAATTTGAATGCGCTTACATGGACTGATTTCTTTCAGATGAGGAAACAACAGCGCAGGATTAATGTTGGATCGTCGATTTTCACTGCTTTCCTAGGTTGTAACGCTTCGTGGGCCTATCTGTCCACGATGGAAATCGATCCGACTCAGACTATCCTAGGTTTTGATCCATTAGTGGTTATCTCAGGAGCTTTAGCGGCCTCGGGTGCTCTAGGGTACCTGTTTGGTCCTTTGATTGGGTCGCAGATCTTTACTTTGtccaacaagaagaagttacCAGAGTTTGATGCTAAGAACAAGGAGTTTTTGAGGAAGATTAGTACGAACAGAGTTGATGCCTCTTCCCAAAGTTTCAGTAATCCGGTTCCAGACTACTACGGTGAAAAGATTGGGTCCATTGGAGAGTACAGACAGTGGTTGCGCGATTGTCACGCTTACAGACGCAAGGCTAAAGAGTTCTTGTAG
- the STE24 gene encoding zinc metalloprotease (similar to Saccharomyces cerevisiae STE24 (YJR117W); ancestral locus Anc_7.501) codes for MTVFDQLQGFLDRPDIPFKSIIAGITVGKFAFETYLTYRQYRVLSKKKLPKVLENEIDDATFLKSEEYSRAKARFSVVVDIYELVQKLAFIKFDAFPRLWNLSVQVANVLLPAKFKVLSTVAQSLCFLSVLTNLATIVDLPTSYYQHFVLEEKFSFNKLTIKLWVTDMFKSVALSHALGGPILYGFLKIFEKFQTNFLWYICLFVFVVQILAMTLIPVYIMPLFNKFTPLEDGELKTSIETLAKRVGFPLDQIFVIDGSKRSSHSNAYFTGLPYMSKRIVLFDTLVNESSVDEITAVLAHEIGHWQKKHIMNMVVFSQVHIFVIFSLFTGVYRNLSLYNDFGFYIGTSDSLLSSATKVFTPEWPIIVGFMLFSDLLTPMECFMQFIMSLVSRLHEYQADTYAKGLGLSKNLCQALINLQIKNLSTMNVDPLYSSYHYSHPTLPERLTNLGYVSEKKQH; via the coding sequence ATGACGGTATTTGATCAACTACAGGGTTTCCTGGATAGACCAGATATTCCTTTCAAAAGCATAATTGCCGGGATTACAGTCGGTAAATTCGCCTTTGAAACTTATTTAACATACCGTCAATACAGGGTTCTATCTAAAAAAAAGCTTCCTAAAGTATTGGAGAACGAGATTGATGATGCTACTTTTCTTAAGAGTGAAGAATACTCTAGAGCCAAGGCTCGTTTCTCTGTGGTGGTTGATATCTATGAATTAGTTCAAAAATTGGCCTTTATCAAGTTTGATGCATTTCCACGCCTATGGAACTTAAGTGTCCAAGTAGCGAACGTTTTATTACCGGCTAAATTCAAAGTATTGTCTACAGTGGCACAAAGTTTGTGTTTCTTGAGTgttttgaccaatttggCCACTATCGTTGATCTACCTACTTCGTACTACCAACACTttgttttggaagaaaaatttAGCTTTAACAAGTTGACAATCAAGTTATGGGTTACTGATATGTTCAAGAGTGTAGCCTTAAGCCATGCTCTAGGTGGTCCAATACTTTATGGTTTCCtgaagatttttgaaaagtttcaaacCAATTTCCTATGGTACATCTGTCTATTTGTCTTTGTCGTCCAAATCCTAGCCATGACTTTGATCCCCGTATACATTATGCCATTATTCAACAAGTTTACACCTTTAGAAGACGGCGAACTGAAGACTTCAATCGAGACCTTGGCCAAGAGAGTGGGTTTCCCACTGGACCAAATATTCGTGATCGATGGCTCAAAAAGATCCTCGCATTCGAACGCTTATTTCACTGGCCTACCGTACATGAGCAAACGTATTGTCCTGTTCGACACGCTAGTTAATGAGAGCTCCGTGGATGAGATCACTGCCGTCCTCGCACACGAGATCGGCCACTGGCAGAAGAAACATATTATGAACATGGTTGTCTTCAGCCAAGTGCACATCTTTGTCATCTTCTCTCTGTTCACCGGTGTATACCGCAACTTATCCCTCTACAACGATTTTGGTTTCTACATTGGCACTTCTGATTCACTCCTAAGCTCAGCAACTAAAGTTTTTACTCCAGAATGGCCTATCATTGTCGGATTCATGCTATTCAGCGATCTCCTTACTCCAATGGAATGTTTCATGCAATTCATCATGAGTCTGGTTTCAAGACTACACGAATACCAAGCAGACACCTATGCCAAGGGTCTTGGACTTTCCAAGAACCTCTGCCAAGCACTCATCAATCTACAAATCAAGAACCTCTCTACCATGAACGTCGATCCACTCTACTCGAGTTACCATTACTCCCACCCAACGTTACCAGAGAGACTCACTAACTTGGGTTATGTCAGCGAGAAGAAACAGCATTGA
- the GPA2 gene encoding guanine nucleotide-binding protein subunit alpha (similar to Saccharomyces cerevisiae GPA2 (YER020W); ancestral locus Anc_7.496) has product MGICGSKVEESSKTNVSRQNKTNGAPEKDPAKATSNVTSSTSADTKVDKLNNNGDAVADSSKSKKNQEVKVLLLGAGESGKSTIIQQLKILHQNGFTPEELLEYRSVVFKNLLDVGKQLKEARSKFNVPLEPDCSITEEDLALFNSFDASDDTVVLKTDEVTNNETQSAGGQAKENRSLSSITQFPPELTRILGTLWSLQSTQDLIDGKHRSEFYLMDSASYYMENLPRISKADYIPDEQDILRSRQKTSGIFDNVFDMGGNLKFHIYDVGGQRSERKKWIHCFDNVTLIIFCVSLSEYDQILLEDREQNRFQESLVLFDNIVNSRWFARTSVVLFLNKIDLFAEKLQKVPLETYFPDYSGGQDINKAAKYILWRFIQLNRANLSIYPHVTQATDTSNIKLVFAAIKETILENTLKDSGVL; this is encoded by the coding sequence ATGGGGATTTGTGGATCTAAGGTTGAGGAGTCGTCAAAGACCAATGTTTCACGGCAGAATAAAACTAATGGAGCACCTGAGAAGGATCCTGCCAAAGCTACCAGTAATGTCACTTCCAGTACTTCTGCTGATACCAAAGTTGATAAGCTGAATAATAATGGCGATGCAGTAGCGGACTCTtcgaaatcaaagaaaaaccaGGAAGTTAAAGTTTTGCTGCTTGGTGCCGGAGAAAGTGGTAAATCCACCATTATTCAGCAGCTCAAAATACTGCACCAAAATGGTTTCACGCCTGAAGAGTTGTTGGAATACAGATCTGTCgttttcaagaatctaTTGGATGTTGGTAAGCAGTTGAAGGAGGCAAGAAGCAAGTTTAATGTGCCACTTGAGCCGGACTGTAGTATCACTGAGGAAGATTTGGcacttttcaattcattTGACGCTAGTGATGATACCGTAGTATTGAAGACTGACGAGGTTACGAATAACGAAACACAATCAGCAGGCGGCcaagccaaagaaaaccGCAGTTTGTCCTCGATAACACAATTTCCACCAGAATTGACCAGGATTCTGGGGACACTGTGGAGTTTGCAATCGACGCAGGATCTAATAGATGGTAAGCATAGGTCAGAGTTCTATTTGATGGACTCTGCAAGTTATTACATGGAAAATCTGCCCAGAATATCAAAAGCAGATTATATACCGGATGAACAGGACATTTTGCGCTCTAGACAAAAAACTTCTGGTATCTTTGATAATGTTTTTGACATGGGAGGTAACCTCAAGTTCCACATCTATGATGTGGGCGGTCAGCGTTcagagagaaagaagtgGATTCATTGTTTCGATAATGTGACACTAATCATTTTTTGTGTTTCTCTGTCTGAATATGATCAAATTTTACTTGAAGATAGGGAGCAGAACAGGTTCCAGGAATCATTGGTTTTGTTCGATAATATAGTCAACAGTAGATGGTTTGCTCGAACTTCAGTGGTGCTGTTTTTGAATAAGATTGACCTGTTCGCTGAGAAATTGCAGAAGGTACCTCTCGAAACTTATTTTCCAGATTACTCTGGAGGACAGGACATTAATAAAGCTGCCAAGTACATTCTTTGGAGGTTTATCCAATTAAACAGGGCTAATTTGAGTATATACCCACATGTGACGCAGGCGACTGATACATCGAATATCAAATTAGTTTTTGCGGCTATCAAGGAAACGATCTTGGAAAACACGTTGAAGGATTCCGGTGTATTATAA